Proteins from one Patescibacteria group bacterium genomic window:
- a CDS encoding MvaI/BcnI family restriction endonuclease has protein sequence MEPSPRAIRFVPQVLLPKYGWAHQEDGKKYPAGEMSFRQTIHGLTRSDRGFMVKIDRAEKKILISFDPKSVDVRHKDWLESVKKRVGLKELDPQPYWGFDDLEHKAGTKLLNAFYVQAEVKIVRKKEFYHYTKIMMLQKFSFEGFLKAIEEAKILVDFDARSGHNHGTKFRMRQDALPMLYEKQTIIL, from the coding sequence ATTGAACCCTCGCCGCGCGCTATCCGCTTTGTGCCACAAGTGCTTTTGCCAAAATACGGCTGGGCGCACCAAGAAGACGGCAAGAAATATCCAGCAGGCGAAATGAGTTTTCGTCAGACAATCCACGGTCTTACGAGAAGTGATCGTGGTTTTATGGTCAAAATTGATCGTGCAGAAAAGAAGATTTTAATCTCGTTTGATCCAAAGAGTGTAGATGTCCGGCATAAGGACTGGCTTGAATCAGTTAAAAAGCGTGTTGGTCTTAAAGAGCTTGACCCACAACCATATTGGGGTTTTGACGATTTGGAACATAAAGCCGGAACAAAATTACTCAATGCCTTTTATGTTCAAGCTGAAGTAAAGATTGTGCGCAAAAAAGAATTCTATCACTACACTAAAATTATGATGCTGCAAAAATTCAGTTTTGAGGGATTTTTGAAAGCGATTGAGGAAGCAAAAATTTTGGTAGATTTTGACGCGCGTAGTGGACACAATCACGGAACAAAATTCCGCATGAGACAGGACGCCTTACCGATGTTGTATGAGAAGCAGACGATAATACTTTAA